In the genome of Triticum urartu cultivar G1812 chromosome 5, Tu2.1, whole genome shotgun sequence, one region contains:
- the LOC125511074 gene encoding GDSL esterase/lipase At5g55050-like produces MAVASVVACCSLVIMVLMAAVATAGSVPAVYVFGDSLADVGNNNHLLTLLKADFSHNGMDYAGGKATGRFSNGKNSADFLADKLGLATSPPYLALSSSSNANYVNGVSFASGGAGVSNATNKNQCITLDKQIEYYSGVYSSLARSLGQAKAATHLARSIFAITIGSNDIIHYAKANNAATPSQQQQYVAALIQSLSGQLQSLYNLGARKVLFLGTGPVGCTPSLREMSSAKVCNAVGNAMAVQYNKAAEGVLSGMAAKNTDLHYALFDSSAALLRYINQPAEYGFVEAKAACCGLGDMNAKIACTPLSSYCANRSDHVFWDFYHPTEATAQKLTATAFDGSAPFIFPINVRQLSAI; encoded by the exons ATGGCGGTTGCCAGTGTAGTCGCTTGTTGCTCCCTGGTTATCATGGTTCTCATGGCCGCGGTGGCGACGGCGGGGTCCGTGCCGGCGGTGTATGTGTTCGGGGACTCGCTGGCGGACGTCGGGAATAACAACCACCTGCTGACGCTGCTCAAGGCGGACTTCTCGCACAACGGCATGGACTACGCGGGCGGGAAGGCCACCGGCCGCTTCAGCAACGGCAAGAACTCTGCAGACTTCCTCG CCGACAAGCTCGGGCTGGCGACCTCGCCACCGTACCTGGCACTGTCCTCCAGCAGCAACGCCAACTACGTGAACGGCGTCAGCTTCGCCTCCGGCGGCGCAGGAGTCTCCAACGCCACGAACAAGAACCAGTGCATCACCTTGGACAAGCAGATCGAGTACTACTCCGGCGTgtactcctccctggcgcgcagCCTCGGGCAGGCCAAGGCGGCGACCCACCTGGCCAGGTCCATCTTCGCCATCACCATCGGCAGCAACGACATCATCCACTACGCCAAGGCCAACAACGCCGCCACACCCTCCCAGCAGCAGCAGTACGTCGCCGCGCTCATCCAGTCCCTCTCCGGCCAGCTGCAGAGCCTCTACAACCTCGGCGCGCGCAAGGTGCTGTTCCTCGGCACGGGCCCCGTGGGCTGCACCCCGTCGCTGCGGGAGATGAGCTCCGCCAAGGTCTGCAACGCCGTGGGAAACGCCATGGCTGTGCAGTACAACAAAGCTGCCGAGGGCGTGCTGAGCGGCATGGCCGCCAAGAACACGGACCTGCACTACGCGCTCTTCGACTCCTCCGCCGCGCTGCTCCGGTACATCAACCAGCCGGCGGAGTACGGGTTCGTTGAGGCCAAGGCGGCGTGCTGCGGCCTCGGGGACATGAACGCCAAGATCGCCTGCACCCCGCTCAGCAGCTACTGCGCCAACAGGTCGGACCACGTCTTCTGGGACTTCTACCACCCCACGGAGGCCACCGCGCAGAAGCTCACCGCCACCGCCTTCGACGGATCCGCGCCCTTCATCTTCCCGATCAACGTCAGGCAGCTCAGCGCCATATAG